From a single Planctomicrobium piriforme genomic region:
- a CDS encoding HpcH/HpaI aldolase family protein, which translates to MMDQLPSSSISIKTRLARGERLNVFAISRSFHPNQIEMYGLQGGFAGFWIDHEHSGFTIDQIESAARAGRA; encoded by the coding sequence ATGATGGACCAGCTTCCTTCCTCATCCATTTCCATCAAGACGCGTCTTGCTCGCGGCGAACGTCTCAATGTGTTCGCGATCAGCCGCTCCTTTCATCCCAATCAGATTGAGATGTATGGCCTGCAAGGCGGATTCGCAGGCTTCTGGATCGATCACGAGCACTCTGGATTTACGATTGATCAGATTGAGTCTGCCGCTCGGGCAGGACGAGCATGA
- a CDS encoding HpcH/HpaI aldolase family protein: protein MDSFVRIAPTDYALVTRCLESGVGGVMAAMISTPEQAEEFVRWAKFAPRGRRGLNNWGHDGKFSLTPVAEFCRQANEKTFVAIQIETVSAVECCEEIASIEGVDHLFIGPADLSQAYGVTGQMSHPLLLAAIARVSRACAAYNKTFGAVSFAPEQAASFLEQGCRLISITSDVHTFQHGITAVKDKFHELFADQQMC, encoded by the coding sequence TTGGATTCCTTCGTAAGGATTGCGCCGACGGATTATGCGCTGGTCACGCGCTGTCTCGAATCAGGCGTCGGGGGAGTAATGGCTGCCATGATCTCGACGCCAGAGCAGGCGGAAGAATTTGTGCGCTGGGCGAAGTTCGCTCCCCGAGGCCGGCGGGGGCTCAACAACTGGGGGCACGATGGAAAGTTCAGTCTGACCCCCGTCGCCGAATTCTGCCGGCAAGCCAACGAAAAAACCTTTGTTGCAATCCAGATCGAGACGGTCTCCGCTGTCGAGTGCTGCGAGGAGATCGCCTCCATTGAGGGAGTCGACCACCTGTTCATCGGCCCTGCAGATTTAAGCCAGGCTTATGGGGTGACAGGCCAAATGTCACACCCTTTGTTGCTCGCAGCGATCGCGAGAGTTTCCAGGGCCTGTGCCGCGTACAACAAGACCTTTGGCGCGGTGTCGTTCGCTCCTGAACAGGCTGCATCGTTCTTGGAACAAGGTTGCCGGCTGATTTCCATCACTTCAGATGTGCACACGTTTCAGCATGGGATCACCGCGGTCAAAGACAAGTTTCACGAGCTGTTTGCTGACCAGCAGATGTGTTGA